One genomic region from Campylobacter sp. RM5004 encodes:
- the lysA gene encoding diaminopimelate decarboxylase, which translates to MDFLKLANGINTPFYLYDFNEIENRFNSIKKAFSGAKNNIFYAVKANSNLSLLKLLVNLDSGFDCVSANEIRRALKVGAKPYKIIFSGVGKKKEELEFAIEQKILYINIESNAELELLESIAKEKNVIANISIRVNPNIDAKTHPYISTGLKENKFGVSIEDARAMFLKAHKSEFLNPIGVHFHIGSNILELDSIIQAAILVEKFIKELNTAGLNIKFFDIGGGVGIKYKNDEIEPNLDEFANIIKNIARAQDLTICCEPGRYIVGNAGYLVSKVLYEKTNEGKRFVICDASMCELIRPSLYEAYHEILSFPSENKLNESSLADLVGGVCESGDFLAKDVVLPPLKPNDLIVIKSSGAYGFVMSSNYNSRTKVAEYALYNNELKLINKAQSFDELIANELCCL; encoded by the coding sequence ATGGACTTTTTAAAACTTGCAAATGGTATTAATACGCCTTTTTATTTATATGATTTTAATGAAATAGAAAATAGATTTAATAGTATCAAAAAAGCCTTTAGTGGGGCAAAAAATAATATTTTTTATGCCGTAAAAGCAAACTCAAATTTATCATTACTTAAATTATTAGTAAATCTTGATAGTGGATTTGACTGCGTTAGCGCAAACGAAATAAGAAGAGCTTTAAAGGTTGGCGCAAAACCTTATAAGATTATCTTTAGCGGTGTAGGCAAGAAAAAAGAAGAATTAGAGTTTGCAATAGAGCAAAAAATTTTATATATAAACATAGAAAGCAATGCTGAATTAGAACTTTTAGAAAGTATTGCAAAAGAAAAAAATGTAATTGCTAACATAAGCATTCGTGTAAATCCAAACATTGATGCAAAAACTCATCCATATATCTCAACAGGACTTAAAGAAAATAAATTTGGCGTAAGCATTGAAGATGCAAGAGCAATGTTTTTAAAAGCACACAAGTCTGAGTTTTTAAACCCTATCGGAGTTCATTTTCACATAGGCTCAAACATTTTAGAGCTTGATAGCATTATTCAAGCAGCTATTTTGGTTGAAAAATTCATCAAAGAATTAAACACAGCAGGACTTAATATAAAATTCTTTGATATAGGTGGCGGTGTAGGAATTAAATACAAAAATGATGAAATAGAACCAAACTTAGATGAATTTGCAAATATTATTAAAAATATAGCAAGAGCACAGGATTTAACAATATGCTGTGAGCCAGGTCGCTATATCGTTGGTAATGCAGGATATTTAGTAAGCAAAGTTTTATATGAAAAAACAAATGAAGGTAAAAGATTTGTAATATGTGATGCTTCTATGTGTGAATTAATTCGCCCAAGTTTATATGAAGCTTATCATGAAATTTTAAGTTTTCCTAGTGAAAATAAGCTAAATGAAAGTTCTTTAGCTGATTTAGTAGGTGGAGTTTGCGAGAGTGGAGATTTTTTAGCAAAAGATGTAGTTTTACCACCACTTAAGCCAAATGATTTAATAGTTATTAAAAGTTCAGGAGCTTACGGATTTGTAATGAGCTCAAATTATAATTCAAGAACAAAAGTCGCTGAATATGCTTTATATAACAATGAATTAAAATTAATAAATAAAGCTCAGAGTTTTGATGAATTAATTGCTAATGAATTATGTTGTTTGTGA
- a CDS encoding LptF/LptG family permease, producing the protein MNKLYFRYLASLYLKNCLIFIIAFVGFYLFIDLLINYKKLHINTNIFLLYILYTMLTAFYYILPIALILASIFTKISLIKKNEFIAFYSLGLSKNASVIPTLFISLIITFFAISLNYTNIAYAENYKSNILKYGYLSKEQMDLFFKYQDDYIYIKSYDKAKMHDIKIMKTQNNEISKIITAKTASFINNNWVLEDANITEFKLGNSFDDTYIINQKLDQEIILKDFKPEILDNLGTDDSSLKDAFFYLNNFESNKNIARASIYKQSIFLLYAPFFALIIFYNIPIMPRYNDLNIIALSYICLSLLVYGVLFLLLRFASNGAINPEIAILLPISIIIVYSLMKFNKNK; encoded by the coding sequence TTGAATAAACTTTATTTTAGGTATCTAGCGAGCCTTTATCTTAAAAATTGTTTAATTTTTATTATTGCTTTTGTAGGTTTTTATTTATTTATTGATTTATTAATAAATTATAAAAAACTACATATTAATACAAATATATTTTTGTTATATATTCTTTATACTATGCTTACGGCTTTTTATTATATCTTGCCGATTGCTTTAATATTGGCGTCAATTTTTACAAAGATTTCTTTAATTAAAAAAAATGAATTCATAGCTTTTTATTCTTTAGGACTTAGCAAAAACGCTAGTGTAATTCCAACATTATTTATATCTTTAATTATTACTTTTTTTGCAATTTCGCTAAATTACACAAACATAGCTTATGCAGAAAACTATAAAAGCAATATTTTAAAATACGGATATTTAAGCAAAGAGCAAATGGATTTGTTTTTTAAATATCAAGATGATTATATTTATATAAAAAGCTATGACAAAGCTAAAATGCATGATATTAAAATAATGAAAACTCAAAATAATGAAATAAGCAAAATAATCACAGCAAAAACTGCTTCTTTTATCAATAATAACTGGGTTTTAGAAGATGCAAATATCACGGAATTTAAATTAGGAAATAGCTTTGATGATACTTATATAATAAATCAAAAGCTTGATCAAGAAATCATCTTAAAAGACTTTAAGCCTGAGATTTTAGATAATTTAGGAACTGATGATAGCTCATTAAAAGATGCTTTTTTTTACCTTAATAATTTTGAAAGTAACAAAAACATAGCAAGAGCTAGTATTTATAAGCAAAGCATATTTTTATTATACGCTCCATTTTTTGCTCTTATTATTTTTTATAATATCCCTATTATGCCAAGATACAATGATTTAAACATAATTGCTTTAAGCTATATATGCTTATCTTTATTAGTTTATGGAGTTTTATTTTTATTATTAAGATTTGCAAGTAATGGTGCTATAAATCCAGAAATTGCTATTCTTTTACCAATAAGCATAATTATTGTATATTCATTAATGAAGTTTAATAAAAATAAGTGA
- the ccsA gene encoding cytochrome c biogenesis protein CcsA, producing the protein MYKMISSMKLSVILFLLFACASALATFIESKYGTPTAWALIYASPWFAAIQVLLGINLFFALFRYKMYEKLPLFIFHISFLFMLLGSALTRYYGFEGYIHIRENETSNIVSSREAFFSIAATKDGKYYSNDEFKYISVLGNNDIDINLDLDGKIANLKLEKVILHAKPNYKEELGGMPFVLLNVSGEQGSSALALEEGRFVVLGQTVISNKKNISMNARLLEFNENKIKANFDLDIFDVKTKKSIKLLAENEFSLEDGMVISFDNYKIGFDKFYKHGVKYYEDSKEKEYPNAYLVKVTYDNESKYAYLFEGEGQKITLANQTFSISYTAKLLELPFSFTLNKFELERYMASNSPKSYASYIRINDEDNSKDYKIYMNNVLDHKGYRFYQSSYDKDELGTILSVNQDPGKIPTYIGYFLLGLGLFFNLISKNSRFMILTKRLAKISSLAILFAICVPNLRSDELDEAINNANKNLQAISLEQHVQDLSILPIQKDNGRIAPFGSLALDLVNKIHKSSTYLGKDATEVLIWIMSDFKDFSKEKFIYLSNQEIRDFLNLGKGKYASFYDFFPNNVYALKDEVEKALRMNPNKRGTYEKELLKVDERLNILYYASLGGYVRASFEDGKALNVLESSKPDLKAYFLSLINAYKDKNYALSSKILNEIKADQGTNVDNAKFKLEVIFDKVGVFTKLSPVYLISGLILLILVFVRMISGKTSLKLAFKIVYYLNILVFIVHTIALAIRGYLSGHAPWSNSYESLLYIAWALGLSGIVFSKKSPISLSLTSILAAIVLMVAHLSSIDPQIGNLAPVLQSYWLTIHVSVITASYGFFGLCSLLGIFVLILFAMLGKNKKLNERIKANIKEATMINEMAMILGLSLLTLGNFLGGVWANESWGRYWGWDSKETWALVSILVYAAVLHIRLIKGINNQFYFAVCSMFAYLSIVMTYFGVNYFLSGMHSYAAGEAASVPVYAYVCVGVMILLTIIASKNKKESELL; encoded by the coding sequence ATGTATAAAATGATATCAAGTATGAAACTAAGTGTGATTTTATTTTTGCTATTTGCCTGTGCTAGCGCTTTAGCAACTTTTATAGAAAGCAAATACGGAACTCCTACCGCATGGGCTTTAATATATGCTAGTCCTTGGTTTGCAGCTATTCAAGTGCTACTTGGAATTAATTTATTTTTCGCACTTTTTAGATATAAAATGTATGAGAAATTACCACTTTTTATATTCCATATTAGCTTTTTATTTATGCTACTTGGCTCAGCACTTACTAGATATTATGGTTTTGAAGGATATATTCATATAAGAGAAAATGAAACTTCAAATATCGTAAGCTCAAGAGAAGCATTTTTTAGTATAGCAGCTACAAAAGATGGCAAATATTATTCTAATGATGAGTTTAAATATATTAGCGTTTTAGGAAACAATGATATAGATATTAATCTTGATTTAGATGGCAAAATAGCTAATTTAAAATTAGAAAAAGTTATTTTACACGCAAAGCCAAATTATAAAGAAGAGCTTGGCGGAATGCCTTTTGTTTTATTAAATGTTTCAGGCGAACAAGGTTCAAGTGCTTTAGCTTTAGAAGAAGGAAGGTTTGTGGTTTTAGGGCAAACCGTAATTTCAAATAAGAAAAATATTTCTATGAACGCAAGGCTTTTAGAGTTTAATGAAAACAAAATTAAGGCTAATTTTGACTTAGATATATTTGATGTAAAAACCAAAAAAAGTATTAAATTATTAGCAGAAAATGAATTTAGTTTAGAAGATGGAATGGTTATTTCATTTGATAATTACAAAATAGGCTTTGATAAGTTTTATAAGCACGGAGTAAAATACTATGAAGATAGTAAAGAAAAAGAATATCCTAATGCTTATTTAGTAAAAGTAACCTATGATAATGAAAGCAAATACGCTTATTTATTTGAAGGTGAAGGACAAAAGATAACTTTAGCAAATCAAACTTTTAGCATTTCATATACTGCAAAATTATTAGAACTTCCTTTTAGCTTTACATTAAATAAGTTTGAGTTAGAGCGTTATATGGCTTCAAATTCGCCAAAATCATACGCAAGTTATATTAGAATAAACGATGAAGATAACAGCAAGGATTATAAGATTTATATGAATAATGTATTAGATCATAAAGGTTATAGATTTTATCAAAGTTCTTACGATAAAGATGAATTAGGAACGATTTTAAGTGTAAATCAAGACCCAGGCAAAATCCCAACTTACATAGGATATTTTTTATTAGGTTTAGGGCTATTCTTTAATTTAATTTCAAAAAATTCTCGTTTTATGATACTTACAAAAAGATTAGCAAAAATTAGCTCACTTGCAATATTATTTGCTATTTGTGTGCCTAATTTACGCTCAGATGAGCTTGATGAAGCTATCAATAATGCTAACAAAAACCTACAAGCAATTAGCTTAGAACAACATGTGCAAGATTTAAGTATTTTACCTATACAAAAAGACAATGGAAGAATTGCTCCATTTGGTTCATTAGCACTTGATTTGGTTAATAAAATTCATAAATCAAGCACATATTTAGGCAAAGATGCTACCGAAGTGCTAATTTGGATTATGAGTGATTTTAAAGACTTTTCAAAAGAAAAATTCATATATTTAAGCAATCAAGAAATAAGAGATTTTTTAAATCTTGGCAAAGGCAAATATGCTAGTTTTTATGATTTTTTCCCAAACAATGTTTATGCTTTAAAAGATGAAGTTGAAAAAGCTTTAAGAATGAATCCAAACAAGCGTGGAACTTACGAAAAAGAATTATTAAAAGTTGATGAGCGTTTAAATATTTTATATTACGCATCACTTGGTGGCTATGTAAGAGCTAGTTTTGAAGATGGAAAAGCTTTAAATGTTCTTGAAAGTAGCAAGCCTGATTTAAAAGCTTATTTTTTATCTTTAATAAATGCTTATAAAGACAAAAATTATGCATTAAGTTCAAAAATCTTAAACGAAATAAAAGCAGATCAAGGAACTAATGTTGATAATGCTAAGTTTAAACTTGAAGTAATTTTTGATAAAGTAGGAGTATTTACAAAGCTAAGCCCTGTTTATTTAATAAGTGGTTTAATTTTATTAATCTTAGTATTTGTTAGAATGATTAGCGGAAAAACAAGCTTAAAATTAGCATTTAAAATAGTGTATTACTTAAATATTTTAGTATTTATTGTGCATACTATCGCACTTGCTATTAGAGGGTATTTAAGTGGCCATGCACCTTGGTCAAATTCATATGAGAGTTTATTATATATTGCGTGGGCTTTAGGACTTAGTGGTATTGTGTTTTCTAAAAAAAGCCCTATTTCATTATCGCTTACATCAATTCTTGCAGCAATTGTTTTAATGGTAGCACACCTTAGCTCAATTGATCCTCAAATTGGAAACCTTGCACCAGTATTACAAAGCTATTGGCTAACAATTCACGTTAGCGTTATAACTGCTAGTTATGGATTCTTTGGGCTTTGTTCTTTACTTGGAATTTTTGTATTAATTTTATTTGCAATGCTAGGTAAAAACAAAAAATTAAATGAAAGAATAAAAGCAAACATAAAAGAAGCAACAATGATAAACGAAATGGCTATGATTTTAGGCTTATCATTACTTACTTTAGGAAACTTTTTAGGTGGAGTTTGGGCGAATGAATCGTGGGGAAGATATTGGGGCTGGGATAGCAAAGAAACTTGGGCTTTAGTATCTATTTTAGTATATGCAGCTGTACTTCACATTAGATTAATTAAAGGAATAAATAATCAATTTTATTTTGCAGTTTGCTCTATGTTTGCGTATTTGAGTATAGTTATGACTTATTTTGGAGTAAATTATTTTTTAAGCGGAATGCACTCTTATGCTGCAGGAGAAGCTGCTAGCGTGCCTGTTTATGCTTATGTTTGTGTAGGTGTTATGATATTGCTTACTATAATTGCTAGTAAAAACAAGAAGGAATCAGAACTTTTATGA
- the aspA gene encoding aspartate ammonia-lyase, producing MRLEHDFLGELEIADDIYYGVQTLRAVQNFDISGKRLKDFPRLIVSFAKVKKAAALANHELGLINEDVKNAICFACDELIAGKYQDQFIVDMIQGGAGTSTNMNANEVIANIALEKLGHKKGEYKYCHPNDHVNLSQSTNDAYPTSLRVALYDYLSDLMKAMSYLKAAYERKAIEFKDIIKMGRTQLQDAVPMTLGREFKTFAVMLGEDIQRVSEARSLILEINLGATAIGTGINSHPDYPPIVAKHLQYITGANFVIADDLIEATQDTGAFVQISGVLKRVATKLSKVCNDLRLLSSGPKCGLNEINLPKMQPGSSIMPGKVNPVIPEVVNQVCYYVIGADVSVTLACEGGQLQLNVFEPLAAYSLLNSICMLERAMKTLADKCIDGITANKQICEDFVMNSIGIVTALNPYIGYENSASIAKEALQTGARVYDLVLERKLMDKAKLDKILSPEFMLKPHMGEIK from the coding sequence ATGAGATTAGAACACGATTTTTTAGGCGAATTAGAAATCGCTGATGACATTTATTATGGAGTGCAGACTTTAAGAGCTGTTCAAAACTTTGATATTTCAGGAAAGCGTCTAAAGGATTTTCCTAGACTTATCGTTTCATTTGCAAAAGTAAAAAAAGCAGCGGCACTAGCAAACCACGAATTAGGCTTAATTAATGAAGATGTAAAAAACGCTATTTGTTTTGCTTGTGATGAATTAATTGCAGGAAAATATCAAGACCAATTTATAGTTGATATGATTCAAGGTGGTGCAGGAACTTCAACAAATATGAACGCAAACGAAGTTATAGCAAATATAGCTTTAGAAAAATTAGGACATAAAAAAGGCGAATATAAATATTGCCATCCAAATGATCATGTGAATTTATCTCAAAGCACAAATGATGCTTATCCAACATCTTTAAGAGTTGCTTTATATGATTATTTAAGCGATTTAATGAAAGCTATGAGTTATTTAAAAGCAGCTTATGAAAGAAAAGCAATTGAGTTTAAAGATATTATTAAAATGGGAAGAACTCAACTTCAAGATGCTGTTCCTATGACTTTAGGAAGAGAATTTAAAACCTTTGCTGTAATGCTTGGTGAAGATATACAAAGAGTAAGCGAAGCAAGAAGCCTTATTTTAGAAATCAACTTAGGTGCAACAGCTATTGGAACAGGAATTAACTCTCACCCTGATTATCCACCAATCGTTGCAAAACACCTTCAATACATAACAGGTGCAAATTTCGTAATAGCAGATGATTTAATAGAAGCTACACAAGATACAGGAGCTTTCGTTCAAATTAGTGGGGTTTTAAAAAGAGTTGCTACAAAACTTAGTAAAGTTTGTAATGACTTAAGATTACTTTCAAGTGGTCCAAAATGCGGCTTAAATGAAATTAACTTACCAAAAATGCAACCAGGCTCATCAATTATGCCAGGTAAGGTAAATCCTGTTATTCCTGAAGTGGTAAATCAAGTTTGCTATTATGTAATAGGAGCTGATGTAAGCGTTACTTTAGCTTGCGAAGGCGGACAATTGCAATTAAATGTATTTGAACCACTTGCTGCTTATAGTTTATTAAATAGTATTTGTATGCTTGAGCGTGCTATGAAAACTTTAGCTGATAAATGTATAGATGGTATAACAGCAAATAAACAAATATGCGAAGATTTTGTGATGAATAGCATAGGAATTGTAACTGCTCTTAATCCTTATATAGGTTATGAAAATAGCGCAAGTATTGCAAAAGAAGCATTACAAACTGGTGCAAGAGTTTATGATTTAGTTTTAGAGCGTAAATTAATGGATAAAGCTAAATTAGATAAAATTTTAAGCCCTGAATTTATGCTAAAACCTCATATGGGAGAGATAAAATAA